One part of the Dysidea avara chromosome 10, odDysAvar1.4, whole genome shotgun sequence genome encodes these proteins:
- the LOC136268910 gene encoding xaa-Arg dipeptidase-like has protein sequence MAAELKRVAIQEIEKHSQELNKVGEDIWKNPELGFEEIKAHDLLTNFLKKNGFNVEKSFLGIKTAFRATFGHDAKPNICVICEYDALPVIGHACGHNLIAETGIAAGLGIKAALEANGAPKGKVTVMGTPGEEGLGGKVKLIEKDAFKDIDIAMMVHPCPYNVLEPVFLANAKFKVTFHGKEAHAAAAPWEGINALDAAVLAYSSISVLRQQLKPTVRIHGIISEGGIKPNIIPAKTVMEYFVRALTREDVNELKPKVISCFEAAAKATGCTVDIDQPYPSYENMLYNEIVSNLYKTNSEQCGVKYVELTKPVASTDMGNVSHLIPAIHPVYQVGDGTQLNHTREFASVTNTPVAYQNTLIAAKALAMTAVDLYVTPKLVKQAKEEFSKKVAS, from the coding sequence ATGGCTGCAGAACTAAAGCGTGTTGCTATTCAAGAGATTGAGAAGCATTCTCAAGAACTGAATAAAGTTGGTGAAGACATATGGAAAAATCCTGAGCTAGGATTTGAAGAGATCAAGGCTCATGATCTGTTAACTAATTTCTTGAAGAAGAATGGATTTAATGTAGAGAAATCTTTTTTGGGAATTAAGACCGCATTTAGAGCAACATTTGGGCATGATGCTAAGCCAAACATATGTGTTATTTGTGAATATGATGCGTTACCAGTGATAGGCCATGCTTGTGGACATAACCTGATAGCAGAGACTGGCATAGCTGCTGGATTAGGAATCAAGGCAGCGTTGGAAGCAAATGGAGCACCAAAAGGAAAGGTAACAGTGATGGGAACTCCAGGAGAGGAGGGATTAGGTGGTAAAGTGAAGTTGATTGAGAAAGATGCCTTCAAAGACATTGACATTGCCATGATGGTGCACCCTTGTCCATATAATGTCTTAGAGCCTGTCTTCCTTGCAAACGCAAAATTCAAAGTAACATTTCATGGTAAGGAAGCACATGCAGCAGCAGCTCCATGGGAGGGTATAAATGCTTTAGACGCAGCAGTGTTGGCATACAGCAGCATCTCTGTATTACGACAACAACTAAAACCCACAGTCAGAATCCACGGAATCATCAGTGAAGGAGGTATTAAGCCCAACATCATTCCAGCAAAGACAGTCATGGAATATTTTGTACGAGCACTAACTAGGGAAGACGTAAACGAGTTAAAACCAAAGGTAATTTCTTGCTTTGAAGCAGCAGCTAAGGCAACAGGGTGCACTGTTGATATAGATCAGCCATATCCCTCATATGAGAATATGCTTTACAATGAAATTGTGAGCAACTTGTACAAGACAAACTCTGAACAATGTGGCGTAAAGTATGTCGAACTTACCAAGCCAGTAGCGTCCACTGACATGGGAAACGTGTCCCATTTAATCCCAGCTATACACCCTGTCTATCAAGTAGGAGATGGTACACAGTTAAACCACACTAGAGAGTTTGCCAGTGTGACTAACACACCAGTGGCATATCAGAATACGCTAATTGCTGCAAAGGCATTGGCAATGACTGCAGTTGATTTGTATGTAACTCCTaaactagtgaaacaagctAAAGAAGAGTTCAGTAAAAAGGTAGCATCGTAA